A part of Melittangium boletus DSM 14713 genomic DNA contains:
- the rpmG gene encoding 50S ribosomal protein L33: MPKGNRSIISLECTTCKERNYYTTKNKRKSQDKLELSKYCPRERKHTVHKEGKV, from the coding sequence ATGCCCAAGGGTAACCGCAGCATCATTTCGCTCGAGTGCACGACCTGCAAGGAGCGGAACTACTACACGACCAAGAACAAGCGGAAGAGCCAGGACAAGCTCGAGTTGAGCAAGTACTGCCCCCGCGAGCGCAAGCATACCGTCCACAAGGAAGGTAAGGTCTAG